One Chryseobacterium sp. StRB126 genomic region harbors:
- a CDS encoding bifunctional transcriptional activator/DNA repair enzyme AdaA, with translation MELTEQIMYDASFRKDSSFEGIFWMGVKTTGIFCRPTCTARKPKFENVEFFSNTKEAMLKGYRPCKVCKPLETMNVTPLYIKELLKEISDNPTLKLKDYDLVKRGLEPATIRRWFLKHHGVTFHAFQRMYKLNTAFKKLQQGELVTEVAFDSGYESLSGFNESFKNIFGVSPGKNKTEKIIDLKRIETMLGTMVACADEHGICLLEFADRKALPTELKNISKSFNANIVQGENPHFTKLEKELSEYFEGKRTEFTVPLSLVGTAFQKEVWEILRQIPYGGTKSYREQADILGNPKSIRAVANANGLNKISILIPCHRVIGSNGQLTGYGGGIWRKQKLLELEKAILF, from the coding sequence ATGGAACTTACAGAACAAATTATGTATGATGCTTCCTTTCGTAAGGATTCTTCGTTTGAAGGAATTTTCTGGATGGGAGTTAAAACAACCGGAATATTCTGTCGGCCAACCTGTACTGCTCGTAAACCCAAATTTGAAAACGTAGAATTTTTTTCCAATACAAAAGAGGCGATGTTGAAAGGGTATCGCCCATGTAAAGTTTGCAAACCTCTGGAAACTATGAATGTGACGCCTTTGTATATCAAGGAATTGCTGAAAGAGATTTCTGATAATCCTACTTTAAAACTTAAAGATTATGATTTGGTGAAAAGAGGTCTGGAGCCGGCAACCATACGCAGATGGTTTCTGAAACATCATGGAGTAACATTTCATGCCTTTCAGAGAATGTATAAACTGAATACAGCATTTAAAAAACTTCAGCAAGGAGAACTTGTTACAGAGGTAGCTTTTGATTCAGGGTATGAAAGTTTGAGCGGCTTTAATGAAAGCTTTAAAAATATTTTCGGAGTATCGCCAGGCAAGAACAAGACAGAAAAGATTATTGATCTGAAAAGAATTGAAACCATGCTGGGAACCATGGTTGCCTGTGCTGATGAGCATGGAATATGTCTTCTGGAGTTTGCTGACAGAAAAGCACTTCCTACAGAGCTGAAGAATATTTCAAAATCCTTTAATGCTAATATTGTGCAGGGAGAAAATCCTCATTTTACAAAGCTGGAAAAGGAACTCTCTGAATATTTTGAAGGAAAAAGAACTGAATTTACAGTTCCTCTTTCTCTGGTAGGAACTGCTTTTCAAAAAGAAGTTTGGGAAATTCTACGGCAAATTCCTTACGGTGGAACCAAAAGTTATCGGGAGCAGGCTGATATTCTTGGAAATCCTAAATCAATTCGGGCCGTAGCCAATGCCAACGGATTAAATAAAATATCCATTCTGATTCCCTGTCATAGAGTTATTGGAAGCAATGGGCAGCTAACAGGCTATGGTGGCGGAATCTGGAGAAAACAAAAATTATTGGAGTTAGAGAAAGCTATTTTATTTTGA
- a CDS encoding DUF2911 domain-containing protein — MKKLLAAVCISVSVFTFAQDYSVPAASPRQKVEQQFSMSKISVDYGRPGVKGRKIFGELVPYGQIWRAGANSSTKITFGQTVNFGGKNVPAGTYGLFIVPTEKEWKVILNKDFQQWGAYTYDPKQDVVDVTVPVNKLADKQEWFEITLNPTDENSGNLVIKWDMNQAEIPLKPAKLDTVIKISDKLKEIQRIESDSNKKG; from the coding sequence GTGAAAAAGTTATTAGCAGCAGTTTGTATTTCAGTTTCAGTGTTCACTTTCGCACAGGATTATTCTGTGCCAGCGGCAAGTCCGCGTCAGAAAGTAGAACAGCAGTTTTCTATGTCTAAAATTTCTGTCGACTACGGAAGACCAGGAGTAAAAGGGCGTAAGATTTTTGGAGAACTGGTTCCTTATGGCCAGATTTGGAGAGCAGGAGCTAACTCATCTACAAAAATTACATTTGGACAGACCGTTAATTTTGGTGGGAAAAATGTTCCGGCAGGTACTTACGGATTATTCATTGTTCCTACTGAAAAAGAATGGAAAGTAATTCTGAACAAAGATTTCCAACAGTGGGGAGCATATACTTACGACCCAAAACAGGATGTAGTAGATGTTACAGTGCCGGTAAATAAACTGGCAGACAAACAGGAATGGTTTGAAATTACCCTGAACCCAACAGATGAAAACTCAGGAAATCTTGTGATTAAATGGGATATGAATCAGGCTGAAATTCCGTTGAAACCGGCAAAATTAGATACAGTAATCAAGATTTCTGATAAGTTGAAAGAAATCCAGAGAATAGAATCAGATTCTAACAAAAAAGGCTAA
- a CDS encoding GNAT family N-acetyltransferase — protein MNFSIQPVLENEEFQLIPLQQGDFESLYEVASDPKVWEQHPNKDRYQREVFENFFLGAMESKGAFKIIEKATGDVLGSSRYYNFDENDSHIFIGYTFYGTKSWGKGINPKVKKLMLEYIFQYVAKVHFHIGKENFRSQKALEKLGGIKIAEEEVAYFAEPTRTNFVYEIKKEDWV, from the coding sequence ATGAATTTTTCTATTCAGCCTGTTTTAGAGAATGAAGAATTTCAATTAATCCCCTTACAGCAAGGGGATTTTGAATCTTTATATGAAGTAGCATCAGATCCTAAAGTATGGGAACAGCATCCTAATAAAGACCGTTATCAAAGAGAAGTCTTTGAAAATTTCTTTTTGGGAGCTATGGAAAGCAAAGGGGCCTTTAAAATTATTGAGAAAGCAACCGGAGACGTACTGGGAAGCAGCCGTTATTATAATTTTGATGAAAATGACAGTCATATTTTCATCGGCTATACTTTTTATGGAACAAAATCTTGGGGGAAAGGAATCAATCCCAAGGTTAAGAAACTGATGTTGGAGTATATCTTCCAATATGTAGCTAAAGTTCATTTTCACATCGGAAAAGAGAATTTCCGTTCACAGAAAGCATTGGAAAAGCTTGGTGGGATCAAAATTGCGGAAGAAGAAGTTGCTTATTTTGCAGAACCTACAAGAACCAATTTTGTATACGAAATCAAAAAAGAAGATTGGGTATGA